A single genomic interval of Spirosoma linguale DSM 74 harbors:
- a CDS encoding RagB/SusD domain protein (PFAM: RagB/SusD domain protein), translating to MKNRFISLTIAAALAFTGCQRSLDIVNPNQVTAESFWKTPTDALAGVNAIYSTTHRGGISRWMPFYYIIRSDEGRSQSPDVGIVNNMDQFLITDYNYGNAYSIWNDNYIGINRANQVIDNVPNIQMDATLKGRYIGEAKFLRAMYYFHLVTLWGNVPLILQTSVVGDKPNSATTAQVWAQIEKDLTDAAAVLPTTYGNADLGRATKGAAYALLARAQMQQQKYTEALTPLQWLVEGDGKSVYSLMPNYRDNFLITTENNKESVFEWQFQINPAEYTDDDTETPNQNYGTSLAKFFGPPPVGWSDGEAQRWPTREFTERTTTGARDPRLEASFLFDSTDVRGPDFTQIYGQTFTQRYGRDNKRVWFRKFQNDHWKTEEDYRSPNNWRYIRYADVLLMYAEALNATGKTTQAYTYVDQVRQRAGLPTLTVAKPGLTQAQFLAQLKHERLLELSGEGWRWNDLARWGDLGPQLAPRDPAFSTFVKGKSELLPIPQLDRDLNPNLVQNPNY from the coding sequence ATGAAAAATAGATTCATTTCGCTAACGATAGCCGCAGCCCTGGCCTTTACGGGTTGCCAGCGTAGCCTCGACATCGTGAACCCCAACCAGGTGACAGCCGAGTCGTTCTGGAAAACGCCGACCGATGCGCTGGCGGGTGTCAATGCCATCTACAGCACCACGCACCGGGGCGGTATTTCGCGTTGGATGCCATTCTACTACATCATCCGTTCCGATGAAGGACGCAGCCAGAGCCCAGACGTCGGCATTGTCAATAACATGGACCAGTTCCTGATAACGGACTATAACTACGGGAATGCATATTCCATCTGGAATGACAACTATATCGGTATTAACCGAGCCAATCAGGTCATCGACAACGTACCCAACATTCAGATGGACGCTACGCTGAAGGGCCGGTATATAGGCGAGGCCAAGTTCCTGCGGGCCATGTATTATTTCCACCTGGTTACGCTTTGGGGCAACGTCCCGCTGATCCTGCAAACCTCGGTCGTTGGTGATAAACCTAACTCAGCCACCACAGCACAGGTATGGGCGCAGATCGAGAAAGACCTGACGGATGCCGCTGCGGTACTGCCCACAACCTACGGCAATGCCGATCTGGGCCGCGCTACCAAAGGGGCCGCTTATGCCCTGCTGGCCAGAGCGCAGATGCAGCAGCAGAAATATACCGAAGCACTCACACCCCTTCAATGGCTGGTGGAAGGCGATGGGAAAAGCGTGTACTCGCTGATGCCCAACTACCGCGACAATTTCCTGATCACGACCGAAAATAATAAGGAGTCTGTGTTCGAATGGCAGTTCCAGATCAACCCGGCCGAATACACCGACGACGACACCGAAACGCCAAACCAGAACTACGGCACCTCGCTGGCGAAGTTTTTTGGCCCGCCACCGGTTGGCTGGTCGGATGGCGAAGCGCAACGCTGGCCTACCCGCGAATTCACCGAACGCACAACAACCGGCGCCCGCGACCCGCGTCTGGAAGCGTCGTTTCTCTTCGACTCGACCGATGTGCGTGGCCCTGATTTCACCCAGATTTACGGGCAGACGTTCACCCAGCGGTACGGACGGGATAACAAACGGGTATGGTTCCGGAAGTTCCAGAACGATCACTGGAAAACTGAAGAAGATTATCGGTCGCCCAACAACTGGCGATACATTCGCTACGCCGATGTACTGCTGATGTATGCCGAAGCCCTCAACGCGACCGGCAAAACAACGCAGGCCTATACGTACGTCGATCAGGTGCGTCAGCGGGCGGGACTGCCTACGCTGACCGTTGCGAAACCCGGACTCACGCAGGCCCAGTTTCTGGCCCAGCTAAAGCACGAGCGGTTACTGGAGTTATCGGGCGAAGGCTGGCGCTGGAACGATCTGGC